Proteins from a genomic interval of Bacillus thermozeamaize:
- a CDS encoding dimethylmenaquinone methyltransferase → MSSTLDLEYEEYKQAGRIWGLVPKERIKKIKFSRVSKEVINQFLSLRDLTSTVSDVLDSLGISGAVPASYLKPIATGQKVVGHAVTIKNIPERKTPTQGYYDKDFIRMSTRDIYYLAEPGDVVVIDTFGNLDISSMGGQSATVAKSRGLAGSIVNGAVRDADTIRNINYPVWSCGITPITGKFRIEAIELNGPVNLHNVVVHPGDLIIADDSGVCVVPFDRIEEVLKAVKSIIEEEEVMRNLIESNAPIEQLRPLYRKRYS, encoded by the coding sequence ATGAGCAGCACACTGGATTTGGAATATGAAGAGTATAAACAAGCGGGACGAATCTGGGGACTTGTACCAAAAGAAAGGATTAAAAAAATCAAATTTTCCCGGGTTTCCAAAGAAGTGATTAACCAGTTTCTTTCACTTCGAGATTTAACTTCCACAGTTTCGGACGTGCTTGACTCTCTGGGAATTTCAGGCGCCGTTCCCGCATCGTACCTCAAACCCATCGCCACGGGACAAAAAGTGGTTGGTCATGCCGTGACCATCAAGAACATCCCCGAACGGAAAACCCCCACGCAAGGGTATTACGACAAGGATTTCATCCGCATGTCCACCCGGGATATCTATTATCTTGCGGAACCGGGCGATGTGGTGGTGATCGATACGTTCGGAAATCTGGATATTTCCAGCATGGGCGGACAATCGGCCACTGTAGCCAAGTCGCGCGGGCTGGCAGGCAGCATCGTCAACGGCGCCGTCAGGGATGCGGACACCATCCGGAATATCAATTATCCGGTTTGGAGCTGCGGGATTACGCCAATTACCGGGAAATTCAGAATCGAAGCGATCGAATTGAACGGCCCGGTCAATCTGCACAACGTGGTGGTCCACCCAGGAGACCTGATCATCGCCGACGATTCCGGAGTTTGTGTGGTCCCCTTTGATCGTATTGAGGAAGTATTGAAAGCGGTTAAATCCATCATTGAAGAAGAAGAAGTCATGAGAAATCTGATCGAGAGTAACGCGCCGATTGAACAGCTGCGACCGCTGTACAGAAAACGTTACAGCTGA